One Mycobacterium kubicae genomic window carries:
- a CDS encoding PPE family protein has protein sequence MDFGALPPEINSLRMYSGPGSAPLLAAVTAWDELAAEMHYTATAYESVISALVSEGWLGPASATMAAAVAPYVTWLSVSGLQAEQTAGQAAAAAAAFEAAFALTVPPAVVAANRARLLVLVATNFLGINTPAIAATEAEYAEMWAQDATAMYGYAASSAEAAVLQPFSEPVQTTNPSGQANQAAAVTQITGTTAGSLTKTELPQLMSSVPATLQGLSLPAAASPLDAIPETGVLADLLNFLDGNDGNAFGIFLNSNLVNGVVSAGYTAPAQILPAVTGAVADISAVANGGADAASAPIASADAADAAWNGATAARSGLGGVSAGANQASLIGRLSVPQSWTVTVEVADQAGVARPESILSGTAAPQAGAAMPGIPGMPTPTPYSRSFGSGPRYGFQPTIMSRPPAAG, from the coding sequence ATGGATTTCGGTGCACTGCCGCCCGAAATTAACTCCCTGCGCATGTATTCCGGGCCCGGCTCGGCGCCGCTGCTGGCTGCCGTGACGGCCTGGGATGAGCTCGCCGCCGAAATGCATTACACCGCAACGGCATACGAGTCGGTGATCTCGGCACTGGTCAGTGAAGGCTGGTTGGGGCCGGCGTCGGCGACGATGGCGGCTGCGGTGGCACCGTATGTGACTTGGCTGAGCGTCTCGGGCCTGCAGGCAGAGCAAACTGCCGGTCAGGCCGCCGCAGCGGCGGCGGCGTTCGAAGCCGCGTTCGCCCTGACCGTGCCCCCTGCCGTGGTGGCGGCCAACCGAGCGCGCTTGCTGGTGTTGGTGGCCACCAACTTCTTGGGCATCAACACACCGGCGATCGCGGCGACCGAGGCTGAATATGCCGAGATGTGGGCACAGGATGCGACGGCGATGTACGGCTATGCCGCAAGTTCGGCGGAAGCCGCGGTGCTACAACCGTTCAGTGAACCCGTTCAGACGACCAACCCGTCGGGACAGGCCAATCAGGCCGCAGCGGTTACCCAAATCACTGGAACCACAGCGGGCAGTTTGACCAAAACCGAACTCCCGCAACTCATGTCCTCGGTGCCGGCAACCCTGCAAGGGCTCTCGTTACCGGCGGCGGCATCGCCACTTGACGCGATTCCCGAGACGGGCGTGCTGGCCGACCTGTTGAATTTCCTCGACGGGAACGACGGCAACGCCTTCGGAATTTTCCTCAACTCCAATTTGGTGAACGGGGTTGTGTCAGCGGGGTATACGGCTCCGGCGCAGATATTGCCGGCCGTCACCGGAGCGGTGGCCGACATCAGCGCGGTGGCGAACGGCGGAGCCGATGCGGCTTCGGCACCGATCGCCAGCGCCGATGCCGCCGATGCCGCGTGGAACGGAGCGACCGCCGCGCGCTCGGGTCTCGGGGGAGTGAGCGCCGGCGCCAACCAGGCGAGCTTGATCGGGCGATTATCTGTTCCGCAGAGTTGGACGGTGACCGTCGAGGTCGCCGATCAGGCCGGCGTCGCGCGCCCCGAATCCATCCTGAGCGGCACCGCCGCCCCGCAAGCGGGCGCCGCCATGCCCGGCATTCCCGGCATGCCCACCCCAACGCCTTATTCGCGCAGCTTCGGCAGTGGTCCGCGATACGGGTTCCAGCCGACGATCATGTCGCGTCCCCCCGCTGCCGGCTGA
- a CDS encoding PPE family protein: MSFAVDFAALPPEINSARMYTGAGAAPMLAAASAWKGLAAELRATALSYASVLAALTSEEWYGPASASMAAAAAPYVTWMSSTAVQAEQTAIQAEAAVGAYDAAFAATVPPPVIAANRAQLMTLIATNFLGQNTPAIAATEAQYAEMWAQDAAAMYGYAGSSAAATQLIPFVEPAQTTNPSGLTAQAAAVSQAAAGGPQNTLSELMSAVPSALQGLAGTNGAAGLTDVTNLLLTGSGPAGLADFWAQWGPNANIWNTITSTGIFTPGATVGTLSSLFGATAASGVAGDVAQGAAAGVQSAVATPVASTGAASGLVSAGAGNASIIGKLAVPPSWTASAPVGPLGAPLGGTPMVAPPPAVAAGMPGVPLGTVASQPYGRAVPQYGARPTFVARPPAAG, from the coding sequence ATGAGCTTCGCAGTGGACTTTGCCGCATTGCCGCCCGAGATCAACTCCGCACGCATGTACACCGGAGCCGGCGCAGCTCCCATGCTGGCTGCCGCATCCGCCTGGAAGGGCCTGGCAGCCGAGTTGCGTGCCACCGCGTTGTCGTACGCATCGGTGCTGGCCGCGCTGACGAGTGAGGAGTGGTACGGCCCCGCGTCGGCGTCGATGGCCGCCGCGGCAGCCCCCTACGTCACGTGGATGAGCTCAACCGCCGTGCAAGCGGAGCAAACGGCCATCCAAGCCGAGGCCGCGGTCGGTGCGTACGACGCCGCGTTCGCCGCGACGGTCCCACCGCCGGTGATCGCGGCCAACCGGGCTCAGCTGATGACGTTGATCGCCACCAACTTCCTGGGTCAGAACACCCCCGCCATCGCGGCGACCGAAGCGCAGTACGCCGAGATGTGGGCGCAGGACGCCGCCGCCATGTACGGCTATGCCGGTTCCTCGGCAGCCGCCACCCAGCTGATCCCATTCGTCGAGCCAGCGCAAACGACAAACCCGAGCGGACTGACGGCCCAGGCCGCCGCGGTGAGTCAAGCGGCCGCAGGGGGACCGCAGAACACGCTGTCGGAGTTGATGTCGGCGGTGCCCAGCGCATTGCAGGGACTTGCTGGCACCAACGGCGCGGCGGGCCTGACCGACGTCACAAATCTGCTGCTGACCGGCTCGGGACCAGCAGGGCTGGCGGATTTCTGGGCTCAGTGGGGGCCCAACGCGAACATCTGGAACACCATAACGTCGACCGGTATCTTCACCCCTGGTGCCACGGTCGGCACCCTGTCCAGCCTGTTCGGTGCGACGGCGGCATCCGGCGTGGCCGGCGACGTCGCGCAAGGGGCCGCAGCCGGTGTGCAAAGCGCGGTGGCTACCCCCGTTGCCTCGACGGGGGCGGCGAGCGGCCTGGTGTCCGCCGGCGCGGGCAACGCCTCCATCATCGGCAAGCTGGCGGTTCCGCCGTCCTGGACGGCAAGCGCACCGGTGGGCCCGCTCGGCGCCCCGTTGGGAGGAACACCCATGGTCGCGCCGCCACCCGCCGTCGCGGCCGGCATGCCGGGCGTGCCGCTGGGCACCGTGGCGAGCCAACCCTACGGTCGCGCGGTCCCGCAATACGGTGCTCGCCCGACCTTCGTCGCCAGGCCGCCTGCGGCCGGTTAA
- a CDS encoding PPE family protein, which yields MDYGALPPEINSGRMYTGPGAGPLLTAAAAWDALAGELHSTAASYASTIESLTVGSWQGPTAMAMAAAAGPYVSWISATAGQADQVAAQAKLAASAYETAFAATVPPPVIAANRAQLLALIATNFLGQNTPAIAATEAQYLEMWAQDAAAMYAYAGSSATASELTPFTEPPQTTSTSGTAMQAAAVSQATAAPAASDITTQLSQFITSLPTALQGLASTLAASPTTGSTSLLPGLALPQIAQVSLPPWLSTNLANWNSIFSVLTGPFSAQGLTSIPGGPFLSFGQVYSYAQNGQGLQAFFTPAQPITGALAPIASSVTPHLTSAGSVGGAASGAMGRAALVGSLSVPQGWTTAAPAIRTVAATLSANLAAAPTAALAGESGVFGQMALSSLAGRALGAATVGSGSGGGAAAGALGGVVAEADPAAAMIFVLPALED from the coding sequence ATGGACTACGGGGCACTGCCACCTGAGATCAACTCCGGGCGCATGTACACCGGTCCAGGTGCTGGGCCGCTGCTGACCGCCGCGGCAGCGTGGGACGCGCTGGCGGGCGAATTGCATTCGACCGCAGCATCTTACGCGTCCACGATTGAAAGCCTGACCGTTGGATCGTGGCAAGGGCCGACGGCAATGGCAATGGCCGCGGCGGCCGGGCCGTATGTGTCGTGGATCTCCGCCACCGCCGGGCAGGCCGACCAGGTGGCCGCGCAGGCGAAACTTGCGGCGAGCGCGTACGAGACTGCGTTCGCGGCGACGGTACCTCCGCCGGTGATAGCGGCCAATCGCGCGCAATTGCTCGCACTGATCGCCACCAATTTCCTCGGCCAGAACACCCCGGCAATTGCGGCCACTGAAGCCCAATACCTGGAAATGTGGGCGCAAGATGCCGCCGCGATGTACGCCTATGCCGGCTCGTCGGCAACCGCGAGCGAATTGACCCCGTTTACCGAGCCGCCGCAGACAACCAGCACGTCGGGCACCGCCATGCAGGCCGCGGCGGTATCGCAGGCCACCGCCGCTCCGGCTGCCTCGGACATCACCACGCAGCTGTCCCAGTTCATCACGTCGCTGCCAACGGCACTGCAAGGCTTGGCATCCACCCTTGCTGCGTCACCGACAACAGGGTCGACGTCGTTGCTGCCGGGACTGGCCTTGCCGCAGATCGCCCAAGTGTCGTTGCCGCCCTGGCTGTCCACCAACTTGGCCAACTGGAACTCGATTTTCTCCGTCCTCACCGGGCCGTTCTCGGCGCAGGGTTTGACGTCGATCCCCGGCGGCCCCTTCCTGTCGTTCGGCCAGGTGTACTCCTACGCCCAGAATGGGCAAGGCCTGCAAGCGTTCTTCACTCCCGCACAACCGATCACCGGTGCGCTGGCGCCCATCGCTTCGTCGGTTACCCCGCATCTCACGTCCGCGGGCTCGGTGGGCGGGGCGGCCTCGGGGGCGATGGGCCGCGCGGCGCTGGTGGGCAGTTTGTCGGTGCCACAGGGCTGGACCACAGCCGCTCCGGCCATCAGAACGGTCGCCGCGACGCTGTCGGCCAACCTCGCCGCTGCGCCGACGGCAGCACTGGCCGGCGAGTCCGGCGTCTTCGGGCAGATGGCGCTGTCGAGCCTGGCAGGTCGGGCCCTCGGCGCTGCCACCGTCGGCTCCGGAAGCGGCGGGGGCGCCGCGGCCGGCGCACTGGGCGGCGTCGTCGCGGAGGCCGACCCGGCCGCCGCCATGATCTTCGTGCTGCCGGCGCTGGAGGACTGA
- a CDS encoding PPE family protein — MFYAAFPPEINSGRMYSGPGSGPMLAAAAAWNGLAAELQSTAASYSSVIATLTSGPWVGPSALAMAAAATPYVSWLSGTAAQAAQAASQATAAAAAYETAFAAHVPPEEIAANRTQLASLVATNLFGQNTGAIAATEAQYGEMWAQDAVAMDSYAGSSAAASEVTPFTEPPPIVNPGGLANQAVATGQSATTAAGTVAQSLVAAGDPITGLSQTLANLSTDYTATINGLLNSLFGPAGASTYTTLYNAVKVPLGFSTQFNDIGLLINFPASQFLKFAPKSAAALGELPKDALGAGLGAPHWGRGWLTSATAANPSASFGRGMLVGALTTPPSWAANTPAIQTVAAALSAAGPEAVPAAELGQGSLLSSMSLAGMVGSALGAGGPSVLGRTGARDRLTPVKDMKDLKSPEQLKRLVAQISEKPESVQHHTVDQEGLDSLLEQLAKKPGIHAVHLSKGDKPKVVPSDAQLG, encoded by the coding sequence ATGTTCTATGCAGCGTTTCCACCGGAAATCAATTCCGGCCGGATGTACAGCGGTCCCGGGTCGGGGCCGATGCTGGCCGCGGCGGCCGCGTGGAACGGGCTGGCCGCGGAATTGCAATCCACAGCCGCCTCCTACTCGTCGGTCATCGCGACCTTGACCAGCGGACCGTGGGTCGGCCCGTCGGCCCTCGCGATGGCCGCAGCCGCCACACCGTACGTGTCCTGGCTGAGTGGTACCGCCGCACAGGCCGCCCAAGCGGCCAGCCAAGCAACCGCCGCGGCGGCCGCATATGAAACGGCGTTCGCCGCGCACGTGCCGCCGGAGGAGATCGCGGCCAACCGCACCCAGTTGGCGTCCCTGGTAGCCACGAACCTGTTCGGGCAGAACACCGGGGCGATTGCCGCCACGGAGGCCCAATACGGCGAGATGTGGGCGCAGGACGCCGTGGCAATGGACAGCTATGCCGGATCATCGGCGGCGGCAAGCGAGGTGACCCCGTTCACCGAGCCCCCGCCGATCGTCAATCCCGGCGGACTGGCCAACCAAGCGGTGGCTACCGGTCAGTCGGCAACCACCGCCGCCGGCACCGTCGCACAGTCGCTGGTGGCGGCCGGGGACCCGATAACGGGGTTGTCGCAGACGCTGGCGAACCTGAGCACCGACTACACCGCGACCATCAACGGACTGCTCAACAGCCTGTTCGGGCCGGCCGGGGCGTCGACCTATACAACCCTGTACAACGCGGTGAAGGTGCCGCTCGGCTTCTCGACGCAGTTCAACGACATCGGGCTCTTGATCAACTTTCCGGCATCACAGTTCCTCAAGTTCGCCCCCAAGTCGGCCGCCGCGCTCGGTGAACTGCCCAAGGACGCGCTGGGCGCCGGCTTGGGCGCCCCGCACTGGGGCCGCGGCTGGCTGACCAGCGCGACCGCGGCAAATCCCTCAGCCAGTTTCGGGCGCGGCATGTTGGTCGGCGCGTTGACGACGCCACCGAGCTGGGCCGCGAACACCCCGGCCATCCAGACGGTGGCCGCGGCGTTGTCGGCCGCCGGCCCGGAAGCGGTGCCGGCCGCCGAACTCGGGCAGGGCAGCCTGCTCAGCTCGATGTCACTGGCGGGCATGGTCGGCAGCGCGTTGGGCGCCGGGGGTCCCAGCGTGCTGGGGCGCACCGGCGCCCGCGACCGGCTGACTCCGGTCAAAGACATGAAGGACCTCAAGTCGCCGGAGCAACTCAAGCGGCTGGTCGCCCAGATATCGGAGAAACCCGAAAGCGTCCAGCACCACACCGTCGACCAAGAGGGACTGGACAGCCTGCTCGAACAGTTGGCGAAGAAACCCGGCATCCACGCCGTGCACCTGTCAAAGGGCGACAAACCGAAAGTCGTGCCCTCGGATGCGCAGTTGGGTTAG
- a CDS encoding DUF732 domain-containing protein has translation MKLLVAVIGICTAIGLAAPAFGEPDDGPGGDDAGFLAALRSADIGYTNPAQAIGSARAVCTCLNNGESGLELVHDVKTRNPAFNMDAAAEFAVISAKYYCPHQLSKS, from the coding sequence ATGAAACTGCTGGTGGCCGTGATCGGCATCTGCACTGCGATTGGTTTGGCCGCCCCCGCATTTGGCGAGCCCGACGACGGCCCAGGGGGTGATGATGCGGGCTTTCTGGCCGCGCTGCGGTCCGCCGACATCGGGTACACCAACCCGGCACAAGCCATCGGTTCGGCCAGAGCGGTCTGCACCTGCTTGAACAACGGCGAGTCCGGCCTGGAATTGGTGCACGACGTGAAGACACGCAACCCGGCCTTCAATATGGACGCCGCGGCCGAGTTCGCCGTTATTTCAGCGAAGTACTACTGCCCGCACCAACTTTCCAAGAGCTGA
- a CDS encoding PPE family protein: MDFGALPPEINSGRMYMGAGSGPMLAAAAAWDALAAELHSNAASYESTIQGVTVGSWQGPAAASMTTAAAPFLAWMSTTATQAEQAAAQAKAAAVAYETAFAATVPPPVIEANRALLMTLIATNIFGQNTPAIAATEAQYLEMWAQDAAAMYAYAGSSAAATEVTPFTEPPQTTDPSGVARQSAAVAEAVSAAETQSQLAQLLSVIPNALQSVGPAAAVPTAAATPAGSIIEAVYPITAALRPFFAAVTGAYSPIGAIILPGGWWLLSLQLLGLAQNGPGVAELLGGGKAIAGGLAPLRGGYVSSVAPTPGGVTGSMGGSTLVGSLSVPQGWVTEAPVMRTLASVLPGTSAAAAPSIPVGPPGTLFGEMAMASLAGRALAGASVRTVSSTGTGTTAGAVADDVASTATIIVIPAD, from the coding sequence ATGGACTTCGGGGCGTTACCGCCAGAGATCAACTCTGGACGAATGTATATGGGGGCGGGCTCCGGGCCGATGTTGGCCGCTGCGGCGGCCTGGGACGCGCTGGCCGCCGAATTGCATTCGAATGCGGCGTCCTATGAGTCCACGATCCAGGGGGTGACCGTCGGGTCTTGGCAGGGTCCGGCGGCGGCATCGATGACGACTGCGGCCGCACCGTTCCTGGCATGGATGAGTACCACCGCAACCCAAGCCGAGCAGGCCGCCGCTCAGGCGAAGGCCGCCGCCGTCGCGTACGAGACCGCCTTCGCCGCGACGGTGCCACCGCCGGTGATCGAAGCAAACCGCGCCCTGCTGATGACGCTCATCGCCACCAACATCTTCGGCCAGAACACGCCGGCGATCGCAGCCACCGAAGCGCAGTACCTGGAGATGTGGGCACAAGACGCCGCGGCGATGTACGCCTATGCCGGCTCCTCGGCGGCTGCGACGGAGGTGACACCGTTCACCGAACCACCGCAGACCACCGATCCGTCCGGGGTGGCGCGGCAGTCGGCGGCGGTGGCCGAGGCGGTCAGCGCCGCAGAGACCCAGTCACAACTTGCGCAGCTGCTCAGCGTCATCCCGAACGCGCTGCAAAGCGTGGGTCCCGCTGCCGCCGTACCGACGGCCGCGGCGACACCGGCGGGCTCGATCATCGAGGCCGTCTATCCCATCACGGCAGCCTTGCGGCCGTTCTTTGCCGCCGTAACCGGCGCCTACAGCCCCATCGGGGCGATCATTCTGCCTGGCGGCTGGTGGCTGCTGTCCCTGCAGCTGCTGGGCTTGGCGCAGAACGGGCCAGGTGTCGCCGAACTGCTCGGTGGCGGCAAGGCCATTGCGGGCGGGCTGGCGCCGCTACGCGGTGGTTACGTCTCCTCGGTGGCGCCCACCCCAGGGGGCGTGACGGGGTCCATGGGCGGCTCGACCCTGGTCGGTTCCCTCTCGGTGCCACAAGGTTGGGTCACCGAGGCACCGGTGATGAGGACGCTCGCGTCGGTGCTGCCGGGCACTAGCGCGGCAGCCGCCCCGTCTATCCCGGTCGGGCCGCCGGGCACGCTGTTCGGCGAGATGGCGATGGCCAGTCTGGCCGGACGTGCATTGGCGGGCGCCAGTGTGCGCACTGTGAGCAGCACCGGGACCGGCACCACCGCCGGCGCGGTCGCCGATGACGTCGCCAGTACGGCCACCATCATCGTCATCCCGGCGGACTGA
- a CDS encoding PE family protein, which yields MSFVTAQPDELAAAAGNLESIGASMNAESAAAAGPTTGVIPAAADEVSALTAAQFTAHAQMYQAVSAQAAAIHQMFVRTLATSAGSYAATEAANAAATG from the coding sequence ATGTCTTTCGTGACTGCACAACCCGACGAGTTGGCGGCCGCGGCCGGCAACTTGGAAAGTATCGGCGCCTCGATGAACGCCGAGAGCGCTGCTGCCGCCGGCCCGACGACCGGGGTGATTCCCGCTGCCGCGGACGAGGTCTCGGCGCTGACGGCGGCACAGTTCACCGCGCACGCGCAGATGTACCAGGCGGTCAGCGCGCAGGCCGCGGCGATTCACCAGATGTTCGTCCGGACTCTGGCGACCAGCGCGGGTTCGTATGCCGCCACCGAGGCCGCCAACGCGGCAGCAACCGGTTAG
- a CDS encoding PPE family protein produces MSFAFRPPEIISGEMYTGPGSGPMLAAATAWDALAAELQDTAASYGSIVEGLANESWTGPSSVAMATAAAPYVAWMSATSAQAKAAADQAKAAAGAYETAFAAVVPPPEIAANRALLAMLVATNIFGQNTGAIAATEAQYAEMWAQDTAAMLSYAGSSATASRLTPFTEPPQTTNASGLANQAAASGQSAGLAGATSAVANAVPSAAALPFPFDIVTQLLQALGSGSTAYMQFWNQFLNTVTGTPLAGITWENTFGIFADIGRFSTVANDSMSPINLGMTEFKMFYKPPVEALDIPKSALGAGLGLRPAGLTSSTAVSAGVGDANLVGRLSVPPSWASATPAIRLASAGLPATSLAAAPAAGIPGNLLSQMALGSLTGGALGAVGPQVLSGSGARARANGGKGSAEPVKLDSVIAKLQKEPESVQHWNVDKAGLDNLLEKLSKEPGIHAVHVTNGDKPKVTLPDVPSR; encoded by the coding sequence ATGAGCTTCGCGTTCCGTCCACCGGAGATCATCTCCGGTGAGATGTATACCGGTCCCGGCTCGGGACCGATGCTGGCGGCCGCCACCGCCTGGGATGCACTGGCCGCGGAACTGCAGGACACCGCGGCCTCCTACGGGTCGATAGTCGAAGGCCTGGCCAACGAGTCGTGGACCGGGCCCTCGTCGGTCGCCATGGCAACTGCCGCCGCGCCCTATGTGGCTTGGATGTCGGCGACCTCCGCCCAAGCCAAAGCGGCGGCCGACCAGGCAAAGGCGGCCGCCGGCGCCTATGAGACCGCATTCGCTGCCGTCGTGCCGCCGCCAGAAATCGCGGCGAACCGTGCCCTGCTGGCGATGCTGGTGGCGACCAACATCTTCGGGCAGAACACCGGAGCCATCGCTGCTACCGAGGCGCAGTACGCCGAGATGTGGGCGCAGGACACCGCCGCGATGCTCAGTTATGCCGGTTCGTCGGCGACGGCTTCCCGGCTCACGCCGTTCACCGAGCCGCCGCAAACCACCAATGCCTCCGGATTGGCCAACCAGGCGGCGGCGTCCGGGCAGTCTGCCGGCCTGGCTGGCGCGACCAGCGCGGTAGCCAACGCGGTGCCCAGCGCCGCGGCGCTGCCCTTCCCCTTCGACATCGTCACGCAGCTTCTGCAAGCTCTCGGCAGCGGCTCCACGGCTTACATGCAGTTCTGGAACCAGTTCCTCAACACCGTGACCGGGACCCCGTTGGCCGGCATCACCTGGGAGAACACGTTCGGCATTTTCGCCGACATCGGACGGTTCAGCACCGTTGCCAACGACAGCATGAGCCCGATCAACCTCGGCATGACCGAGTTCAAGATGTTCTACAAGCCCCCGGTCGAAGCCCTGGATATCCCGAAGTCGGCACTCGGGGCCGGGTTGGGGCTGCGGCCGGCCGGCTTGACCAGTTCCACCGCGGTGTCGGCGGGCGTGGGCGACGCCAATCTGGTGGGCCGACTATCGGTGCCACCGAGCTGGGCCTCGGCCACTCCCGCTATCCGGTTGGCCTCGGCCGGGCTGCCCGCCACCAGCCTGGCGGCCGCACCCGCGGCGGGTATTCCGGGCAATCTACTCAGCCAGATGGCTCTGGGCAGCCTCACCGGTGGAGCGCTGGGCGCGGTGGGGCCCCAGGTGCTCAGCGGCAGCGGCGCTCGGGCGCGCGCCAACGGCGGGAAAGGCAGCGCCGAACCGGTCAAGCTCGACAGCGTCATCGCCAAGCTGCAAAAGGAGCCCGAGTCGGTGCAGCACTGGAATGTTGACAAGGCGGGACTGGACAATCTGCTGGAGAAACTGTCCAAAGAGCCCGGAATCCATGCGGTACACGTCACCAATGGTGACAAGCCCAAGGTCACCTTGCCTGACGTGCCCTCGAGATAG
- a CDS encoding DUF732 domain-containing protein has protein sequence MLRLLLAPVGVLAVIGLAVPANGEPQGDDAAFLAALDNAGIVYNSPGQAIASAKAVCGLMSKGETGLQVVNDIKDQNPGMTLDAAAKFAAVASNTYCPEHLTPKGS, from the coding sequence ATGCTTCGACTGCTGCTGGCGCCGGTCGGCGTTCTGGCCGTCATCGGTCTGGCGGTGCCCGCGAACGGTGAGCCCCAAGGCGATGACGCGGCGTTCTTGGCTGCCCTGGACAACGCCGGCATCGTCTACAACAGCCCCGGTCAAGCCATTGCGTCGGCCAAAGCGGTGTGCGGATTGATGAGCAAGGGCGAAACAGGCTTACAGGTGGTCAACGACATCAAGGACCAGAATCCCGGGATGACCCTGGACGCCGCGGCCAAATTCGCTGCCGTCGCCTCCAACACCTACTGCCCCGAACATCTGACGCCCAAGGGCAGCTAG
- a CDS encoding MgtC/SapB family protein gives MHTLTVADFALRLAVGVGCGALIGFERQWRARMAGLRTNALVATGATLFVLYATATEDSSPTRVASYVVSGIGFLGGGVILRDGFNVRGLNTAATLWCSAAVGVLSASGHLVFALIGTGAIVVIHLLGRPLGRLIDHDNAAEDDEGLEPYHVQIVCRPKAEKYARAQIVQHTSSNDITLRGIHTAPAGEGTTALTAHLLMGGNVPARLERLVAELSLQPGISAVHWYAGDQTNPMLPAPQSD, from the coding sequence ATGCACACGCTGACCGTCGCTGATTTCGCGTTGCGTCTCGCCGTAGGAGTGGGATGCGGTGCACTCATCGGGTTCGAGCGGCAGTGGCGAGCGCGGATGGCCGGGTTGCGCACCAACGCGCTGGTCGCCACCGGCGCAACGCTCTTCGTGCTCTATGCGACCGCCACCGAGGACAGCAGCCCCACCCGCGTCGCGTCCTACGTGGTGTCGGGGATCGGGTTCCTGGGCGGAGGGGTGATTCTGCGTGACGGCTTCAACGTGCGCGGGCTCAACACCGCCGCCACCCTGTGGTGCTCGGCCGCGGTGGGTGTGTTGTCGGCATCCGGGCATCTGGTATTCGCCTTGATCGGCACCGGCGCCATCGTCGTCATTCACCTACTCGGTCGGCCACTGGGCCGGCTGATCGACCACGACAACGCGGCTGAAGACGACGAAGGCCTAGAGCCCTACCACGTGCAGATCGTCTGTCGGCCCAAAGCCGAGAAATATGCGCGCGCGCAGATCGTGCAACACACCAGCAGTAACGACATCACGTTGCGGGGCATCCACACCGCACCCGCCGGTGAGGGCACCACCGCACTGACCGCACATTTGTTGATGGGAGGCAACGTGCCGGCCCGGTTGGAGCGGCTGGTCGCCGAATTGTCTTTGCAGCCCGGCATTTCCGCGGTGCACTGGTACGCCGGCGACCAGACCAACCCGATGTTGCCTGCGCCGCAATCGGATTAG
- a CDS encoding NAD(P)/FAD-dependent oxidoreductase, producing the protein MSSVVVIGSGFAGLWAALGAARRLDELGVAPQTVDIAVISPKPFHDIRVRNYESDLSGCRIPVSDVLEPAGIAHITAEVTAIDPQARTVSTSSGAVIGYERLVLASGSRVLKPDIPGLREFGFDVDTYDNAMRLQQHLTRLPDGAPTAAARTAVVVGAGLTGIEAACELPTRLRTIYGGATPRVVLVDRNVFVGSDMGSSARPVIENALADNGIEVRSGVGVSAVTPDSVLLSSGEEIATRTVVWCAGMRASSLTEQLPVKRDRWGRVAVDDYLRVVGVPRMFAAGDVAAARMDDQHVSVMSCQHGRPMGRYAGYNVISDLLGEPMLALRIPWYVTVLDLGPAGAVYTEGWERTVVKSGAEAKATKQTINSQRIYPPLTGSRSDLLAAAAPDLQARP; encoded by the coding sequence TTGAGTTCAGTGGTGGTGATCGGCTCCGGCTTCGCGGGGCTGTGGGCTGCGCTCGGTGCCGCACGGCGACTCGACGAATTGGGGGTTGCGCCGCAGACGGTCGACATCGCGGTGATCAGTCCAAAGCCGTTCCACGACATACGCGTTCGCAATTACGAGTCCGACCTGAGTGGCTGTCGCATCCCCGTTTCCGACGTGCTGGAACCGGCGGGCATCGCGCACATCACCGCCGAGGTGACCGCGATCGACCCGCAAGCACGTACCGTGTCGACCTCATCGGGTGCAGTCATCGGCTACGAACGGCTGGTGCTTGCCTCAGGCAGCCGCGTATTAAAACCCGACATACCGGGACTGCGCGAATTCGGTTTCGATGTCGACACCTATGACAACGCGATGAGATTGCAACAGCACCTAACCCGACTGCCCGATGGCGCGCCGACGGCAGCGGCCCGGACCGCAGTGGTGGTCGGTGCGGGTTTGACCGGCATCGAAGCGGCATGCGAACTGCCCACCAGGTTGCGAACCATTTACGGCGGTGCCACGCCGCGTGTGGTGCTGGTCGATCGCAACGTCTTCGTCGGCTCCGACATGGGTTCATCGGCCCGGCCGGTGATCGAGAATGCATTGGCGGACAATGGGATCGAGGTCAGATCCGGGGTCGGCGTCAGCGCTGTGACCCCGGACTCTGTGTTGTTGTCGTCGGGTGAAGAGATAGCCACCAGGACTGTGGTGTGGTGCGCCGGCATGCGCGCCAGCTCGCTGACCGAGCAGCTACCGGTGAAGCGCGACCGGTGGGGTCGGGTAGCGGTCGATGACTATCTGCGCGTAGTGGGCGTGCCAAGGATGTTCGCGGCCGGTGATGTGGCCGCGGCCCGGATGGATGACCAACATGTTTCGGTCATGTCATGTCAGCATGGACGCCCCATGGGCCGCTATGCGGGCTACAACGTGATCAGTGATCTGCTCGGTGAGCCCATGCTTGCCCTGAGAATCCCGTGGTATGTAACGGTTCTCGATCTGGGTCCCGCGGGCGCGGTGTATACCGAGGGCTGGGAGCGGACAGTGGTCAAGTCTGGCGCCGAGGCCAAGGCCACCAAGCAGACCATCAACTCCCAGCGGATTTATCCGCCGTTGACAGGGAGTCGCAGCGACTTGTTGGCTGCGGCGGCACCCGATCTGCAGGCCCGGCCCTAA